The following DNA comes from Triticum aestivum cultivar Chinese Spring chromosome 3D, IWGSC CS RefSeq v2.1, whole genome shotgun sequence.
CGGCAGAGGTGGCGCGGCTGCCGCACGTTGTAGTTGTTGAAGTAGCAGAACTTGGTCTCCCTGCTCCCGCACCGCGGGCATGGCAACGGCTCGCCCCCGACCGCGGCCGGCTGCGTCGTcgacgggggaggaggaggaggctgaggcggCGGGGCCGCGGCGCTCTGTCCCGTGGAGACGGAGGTGGAGGCGGGGGCGGAGCGGTGGGCGTCGGGCTGGATGACCTGGCCGAAGAGCTTGAAGCCGGAGGCGTCCGCGTTGGTGGCGTGGGTGGGGAGGTTCGCCATGGAGGAGGCGGGCAGGGGAGATGGAGGTGGGTAGGAAAGTGCCCCCTAtatagaggaggaggcggcggtggtcaTCCCATCCCATCCCCCTTGCTTTTACTCCTGCTTTGCTTAATAAACCTGACTTCTTTGTGTGACATGGGTGATGGCCGGCCCCATGCAtggccctctccctctccccccccccctctctctctctctctggatatTTTCTCcctttttagttttatttatttatttatttagtagtagtagtaataaaTACTCCTAGAAAGCAGTTTAATAAATCTTGGACGGGAGATATGAATGGAGTCATGGGCTATGCATGGTCACTAGAAAAATCCATGTGGGAGTGCGGCATCATGTGACGCCCAGGATTTGGCCGGGAGCCTGAGACTGTTCAAAGTACCAATGAGTGCAACTTTCCACGCTTTATCGCATTCCGATCGTGTTGACTTTTAGTGATCTCTTTTTTCTACTATATATATTCTTCTTGTCGTTTGACTTTTCAAACTTCTGTGGTGATCCGCTCATGAGTGGAACGGACTCAACTGATGAAGCAAAAAAAGTGCCTTGGTTGATCCTCTACGCAACAGGGGGAGGGAGTCGTTGACTCAGATTCTCTCTTGTTTTGCGTGTGACGTTTCGTCCTCTGCAAAGCAAAAGCAAAGGTGGGCAAAAACATCTACAAACCGGACATGGTAAATCCGGTCTCCTATACGTCTGTGGTACGTCTATGGATAATGACCAGTTACACTTTaaatagacaaatctaagacaagaattttaaaacagagggagtatacctTAATTACGAAATCTCAAATCCATACAATTATCTGTAACGTGAAACCTAATTTAAACGGAGCTCGTCCAGCTCTATCGTGCCTATGTATggcggccggctgcgcccctcggTCGCCGACGAAATAGAGTAGGACATGTGACACGCACCGGCTCACAGGACTCGAGGGCCATcttccatgccctactcttcctcgctaGAGCTCGTGGCCTGCACGTCACTGGTGGATGTGAGGTCGACGACGAACACATCATGGTCGGAGGCCACGTCCACCACGACGCGGCTGCGGCACCCGGGGTTGCAGGCCACGACAACTGGCCACCTGTCTCGGCGCCGAAGTGTGCGACTCCGCCTCGTCGATGTCAGCCGCGAGGGCTGCGGAGGCCTCCCGCGCCCTCTGGCTCGCACGACGGGCACGCCGCGCCATACACTCAGCAGACAGGTTACGGATGAGCTCATCGTCGGCACGCCAACGAAGGGGTTGCGCGCCCGCCACGGTGTTCGGATGCCAGATGAAGCGCACCACTTTCGGCGAGGTGGCGACGACCTGACTCGTGTTGGATCCACACACGCGGATGCAAAGGATTTGCGGCGGATCGAGTCCGACTGTTGTTGGGCATTCACCTCATGGACGCGGCCAAGCACAATGCGGACGACTATCTTCACAGATCGGTTGACGGAGAACTCAGATCCGTTGCCAGCCATGTCGGAGAAGGGCGGAGgagagtgaagtggctagggtttaaTTCAACAATCGGATGGGGTTGAATATATACGAGGTCAGAGCAGGCCAACGTGGACCGAATTCGATGTGGCGAGGTAAGAAATGCCGGTCAGTCGGAATGTTTTTGGTGGGTCACTAATTGAACCGTCCGGCAAGGCGTTTGGAGTGGGGAAGGCACCCGCCGTGTGCGGCTCCCGGATACGGGGCATCTGCCTCGAGCGTGACGAGGACAGAATTATATGGCCACGCAATTCCTCTGGCTAATCAGAATGGCAAAAGTCCGTGACAAGACGCACGTCGGGATCTTCTACTAGTACGGTGCAAGGTTAGGCATGAGCAAAGTTCAGCGAGCGAAGAAACAGCCAGCAATGTCACTGTCTGCCGATATACATGGGCGGGCCCGTCGTATGTACAAAGATCGAACGAAATCCAACGGATAAAAAGGCTGAGGTGACGCGTCGGGTCCGTCTAACTGAGGTTCGGTCGAGCTTGATTTTTCCGCCGGGCTCGTTTGCCCGATCAATCACGCGGAAAGCCGTCACCGGTATCTTCTACGCAAACGTGTACTACTACTGCCGTGTGTACGTAACTTGGACGCCTTGAGTTGCTACTATTTTTTTGAACCCGAGTTGCTACTATTGCGGCACAGAGTGATTGTATGATAATTCTCCTAATCCTAGAAAAAAAACTGATAACGATTGAAGAGCTTTTTGTTGGTACGCCACTCTTTTTTTTGTTGGTACGCCACTTGTGTTGTACATAATGGCTTTCTTGCCAAATGTGCCTACATAAGATATTGCATTGTTTTAAGttgttaagagcatctccagccgcgcccccaacatgcCCTCCTCATACGTTTTTCTGCGCGGGCgctgaaaaaacggcccagtcgcgccctcagaagcccgtttttcgccggctcgggctgaaactggtgccggcggacccagcccgaacccggcgccctggaaggcgcctgggggcgccggcacaagcgaaaagggcgcgtgggtccgccctgtcggcgagtcgagcgcctcttcccgccgtttcttcccgcttttcacccacttccctcccattctctccattcctcccgccaagctccctcccgctcgcctcccagccggccgccatgccaccgaagaagtacgtcgtcccccgcgccgcggcaaccgcgaccgcctccgtcgcccagccgaagcagaggaagccgagggcgccgccgtccaagccaccgggcatgtcaaatgccgagtggagggcggaagttcagcgacgggaggccgtcaccaccgaccggcggaacagggcaatcgccaagaaggcccgtgacaacgcggCGCGTGCGGATGCGGCTTCGGCggaccaagccgaggccgaggcgactcgcgcggggatgatgaatccaccggCGGCCACGCCCAGTACATGCCCGGAGAGCGGCACCAGCGTTGAGGATCAAGTATGCCACGCCGGTCTCCCGCCTCTCTTCGCCGTGtccgcccgccaactgtttgttcctccacgcagttgctgcgcatgttcgccTTGTATCGGCAGGGCAACAACGACGCcgaattcaagtacctccacgtctacaagcgcattgacatgtgccagaagtgggcggaagtccggcgcaccctcgacTAGGCCAAGaagacctacaagccggacgcgccgactccGGGCGCGTTAGAAGGGCGGCCTGAtggcaacaaaggtgccaagaaggggaaacatgccgacgcggccaccgctcgagtgcaggagtccatcgagcactgcctcgccgacgcgcaggcccgggccgtccttcatgaagagaagaccgaggcgcggtggtcggcgttgatgtcgagcagcgccgtcaagctcgacctactccggaccaacgtcgccgcgaagaagagaaacaccgacctggatttcctgctgggcggggcggacatgctccagagcaccgacgaggcggtcaaggTGTGGTACTTGGTGGAGGGTGGCCTCGTCCGGAACTAGCTTCCCTCGACGACGCCGCCAACgcccacgccgacgccgacgccgccgccaagcccgagcgatgatgccGCAGAAACTCCCCgcagcacagaagccacgccgacgccgCCAACACGGAGACCCCGctaagcccgcgcacgccgactccaccgacgccggaggccgacctcgccgTCTGATGCGCATGCGCGTCCTTTCTGCATTTTGTACGCCGAACTTGTGGCCGCTTGATCGCCGGACTTGTGGCGTCTATTTTGTGAGCGGGAATGACTACGTTTGAATTTGCCGCGGCTGGGGGGCGGCGCCTGGGGCGTGGCTGGGAGGTAGGTCACCCCCAGGGGCCaatctagcgccggttcgccccctggccgctctttttcggcgccctgggggcTGAACACCTTGAGGAacatactactacctccgtcctggtttattagttcCCTTTGTATTCTGTGCCAAAATTTGACCTTAaaattaactaataaaatgttaatgcatgtcataaaaataatataattaaaaactatgttcaaatacgaatccaacgatataatttttggtgacatgcattaatattttgttagttaaatctctagtcaaaatttggcacaaaatacaaagaagacttataaaccaggacagagaTAGTAGATGACTATTCGACTGCCTGGGGCCAATTAGTAAGTGAAGccaaatattcaatatttttagccCCAACACTAATGTGGAGGTGAAGGCAGAGGTGTGCCAAATCCTTAATATAATGACGAAATCTCTCTCAGATAAATACTTGGGACTCCCTTCTATGATAGGGGTAGACCAAGTAGACTGTTTTAAACATCTTATAGAGAGGATCCAAATCATGGTGAATGGATGGAAAGAGAGGACATTATCTTATGGGGGGAAAGAAGCTTTGTTGAAGGTAGTGGCCCAAGCAATCACAAAACTTATGTGATGAGTGTGTTTAAATTCCTGAAGAAAATCTGTAAGGGGATCACTGATGTaatgtcacaatattggggcgaTGTTGAGAACCAACGCCAGATGCACTGATTTGCGTGATGGAAAATGTGTGTGCCCAAAGATAAGGGAGGGATGGGTTTCCGTGACATCCATAGTTTCAACATGGCTATTGTAGAGAAAGAATAGAGATGAACCTGCCCCCTCCCTTGCTGCTTGGGAGCTTATTTGTAGGCCAAAAAACAGGGGTGGTCTTGGTATTCTCAATCTGGGGGTTCAAAATGTTGCCTTGCTCCTCAAACATGCCAGTAACTTCCTCAATAAAAATGATATTCCTTGGGTATCTCTCATTTGGGACTCTTACTACCATGGAAGGGTGCCTCAAGGAACATCTActtgtggctctttctggtggaaggatatttgcaaggtTATGCTGAGTTTTAGAGAGTGTTCTTGGGTTGAGGTTAATGATGGTGACATTGCTTTGTTCTGGTCAGATAACTGGAATATTGGTGATGAGGTCTCTCTTCTTCAATCAAGATTTCCTAGGTTATTTTCTTATGTTAAGGACCCATGGATTACAGTCAAGGAGTTCTTCAGTTCTCAGGATATTGTACAGCATTTTCATCTCCCACTGTCTGCTCAGGCTTTTGGAGAATTGGGCATGATTCAATCTATGATGGATTCTCATAGCAGAGTATCTGGCTATAAGGATGTGTGGTTTTGGCAGAACTCTTCCAAGCAGTATAGACCCAAGATGTTTTACACCAACACATTCCAGTCTGAAACCTTTAACCCTCTGCTCTGTTGGATATGGAAATCATCCTGTACTCTCAAGATTAAGGTGTTTGCTTGGATGCTCATCATGGACGGGCTGAATACaaaggatatggtggaaagaaggcATTGGCACATGGAGGATGGTGTGCATTGTAGACTCTGCCCCCGGCAGGTTCGAGAGACCAGGGATcatctcttcttcaactgcaatttcagtgTACGTGTCTGGAACTACCTGCAAATTGATTGGCCTGCAGGGAACTCTATGTCTGATGTGGCTATTCAGGCTAGGAATGATTTTGACAAGCCTTTTTTCTTTGAAGTGGTGTTCACTGCATGTTGGAACATTTGGATCATTCGAAATGCCAAGGTTTTCAGAAATGAGAGGGCCAGATTTTATAAATGGCGTGCTGCTTTTAGGCATGATATCTCCTTGTTGCAATATAGGATTAAATCTGCCTACAAGGATGACCTTCTCAAGTggatctctttccttcccccttaagGCTTAGTGTAGTAAGGCTTTTTTGCCCCCCTCCTCTCCTTTTAGTTTAGCCTCTTTTTCTAGATTACTCCTTGTAATCAGCTGTTGTATCTTTGTTACTTTGTTTAATAAAgtttttgatatgctgtgggggtttgccccacagttcccagtcaaaaaaacatggctattgttggggaacgtagtatttcaaaaaattcctacgatcacgcaagatctatctaggagaagcatagcaacgagcggggagagtgtgtccacgtaccctcgtagaacgaaagcggaagcgtttagtaacgcggttgatgtagtcgaacgtcttcgcgatccaaccgatcaagtaccgaacgcacggcacctccgcgatctgcacacgttcagctcggtgacgtccctcgaactctagatccagctgaggccgagggagagttttgtcagcacgacggcatggtgacggtgatgctgaagttaccgacgcagggcttcgcctaagcactgcgacaatatgaccgaggtggaaaactgtggagggggcaccgcacatggctaagaaatcaacttgtgtgtctatggggtgccccctcccccatatataaaggagtggaggagggggccgtccggcctcaaggggcgcgccccaagggggggaatcctactcctactaggagtaggttcccccctttcctagtccaactaggaggggaaggaaagaggaagagggagagaaggaaagcccccccaattcggattgggcttggggggtgcgtgcctccacttggccgcctcctcctctcttccactagggcccatgaaggcccattgaccccccggggggttccggtaaccccccggtactccagaaaatgcccgaacttatcagaaacctttccggtgtccaaacataaccttccaatatatcaatctttacgtctcgaccatttcgagactcctcgtcatgtccgtgatctcatccgggactccgaaaaaacttcggtcatcaaatcacataactcataatacaaatcgtcatcgaacgttaagcgtgcggaccctacgggttcgagaactatgtagacatgaccgagacacatctccggtcaataaccaatagcggaacctggatgctcatattggttctacatattctacgaagatctttatcggtcaaaccgcataacaacatacgttgttccctttgtcatcggtatgttacttacccgagattctatcatcggtatctcaatacctagttcaatatcgttaccggcaagtctctttactcgtttcgtaatgcatcatcccgcaactaactcattagtcacattgcttgcaaggcttatagtgatgtgcattaccgagagggcccaaagatacctctccgatacacggagtgacaaatcctaatctcgatctatgccaactcaacaaacaccatcggagacacctgtagagcatctttataatcagccagttatgttgtgacgtttgatagcacactaagtgttcctccggtattcgggggttgcataatctcatagtcagaggaacatgtataagtcatgatgaaagcaataacaacaaactaaacgatcatagtgctaagctaatggatgggtcttgtccatcacatcattctccaatgatgtgatcccgttcatcaaatgacaacacatgtctatggctaggaaacataaccatctttgataaacaagctagtcaagtataagcatactagggacactttgtttgtctatgtattcacacatgtactaagtttccggttaatacaattctagcatgataaacatttatcatgatataagggaatgtaaataacaactttattattgcctctggggcacatttccttcagtctcccacttgcactagagtcaataatctagattacatagtaatgattctaacacccatggagtcttggtgctgatcatgttttgctcgtgagagaggcttagtcaacgggtctgcaacatttagatccgtatgtatcttgcaaatctctatctccccttccgacacttgatgacagatggaattgaagcgtcttttgatgtgcttggtcctcttgtgaaatctggattcctttgccaaggcaattgcaccagtattatcacaaaagattttcattggacccgatgcactaggtatgacacctagatcggatatgaactccttcatccaggctccttcattttctacttccgaagcagctatgtactccgcttcacacgtagatcccgccacgacgctttgtttagaactgccccaactgacagctccaccattcaatataaatacgtatccggtttgtgacttagagtcatccggatcagtgtcaaagcttgcatcgacgtaagcatttacaacgagctctttgtcacctctataaacaagaaacatatccttagtccttttcaggtatttcaggatgttcttgaccactgtccagtgatccactcctggattactttggtacctccctactatacttatagcaaggcacacatcaggtctggtacacggcattgcatacatgatagaatctatggctgaggctgttggggaacgtagtatttcaaaaaaatcctacgatcacgcaagatctatctaggagaagcatagcaacgagcggggagagtgtgtccacgtaccctcgtagaccgaaagcggaggcgttaagtaacttggttgatgtagtcgaacgtcttcgcgattcaaccgatcaagcatcgaacgcatggcacctccgcgatctgcacacgtatagctcaatgacgtcccacgaactcttgatccagttgagtgttggggaacgtagtaatttcaaaaaaaatcctacgcacacgcaagatcatggtgatgcatagcaacgagaggggagagtgttgtccacgtaccctcgtagaccataagcggaagcgttatgacaacgcggttgatgtagtcgtacgtattcacgatcgaccgatcctagtaccgaaagtacgacacctccgtgatctgcacacgttcagcttggtgatgtcccacgaactcacgatccagcagagtgtcgagggagagcttcgttagcacgatggtgtgatgacggtgatgatgaagctaccagcgcagggcttcacctaagaactacgacgatatgaccgaggtggattatggtggaggagggcaccacacacggctaagagatcaatgatcaacttgtgtgtctatggggtgccccctcccccgtatataaaggagtggaggaggggagggccggccctctctatggcgcgccctaggggagtcctactcccaccggaggAGCTCGCTAACCGGTGGCATCCCGAGGATCCTCCTTAGTACACTggagaggaccactttgatccatgggcatagaccaacttaggccaaaagcctaagcttgggggagtacgtatttctcaccgacattacatccaTGTTCACACACTcgttctagttgtcggtgctcatactttttcattgtactatccatgctagtttattttcgtttcttgttttcttcttgtgtgtttgaaaaaccttaagaaaaaccaaaaaaaattagttgtagcttttagctagtttactttccatgctatagtagtaataattaaaagaaaacccaaaaagatttctcgttcttcttttgcttgttgggagctttcccgtgtaaatagttttatttcctttcattttgggggggggggggtcaagaggagaagtccttgatgaaaatgttgagtggctcttatatgcattattgttgatctaaccaagagcctatattaccttgtcttctcccttgaattaaatgcttgcagattccagcttagtccagtgcacgtgcactattattatacacaccgttcggtcgtgcgagtgaaaggcaataatgatgatatatgatgaactgattgagatgagagaggctggtatgaactcgacctatcttgtttgtgtaaatatgattagttcatcattcctgattcagcctattatgaatgaaacagaatttcatttgaaggtttagagtttggcacatacaaatttacttggaacggcaggtagataccgcatataggaaggtatggtggactcatatggaataactttggggtttatggaagtggacaTACTCAGTGTTCATCTCTCCATATGTgtaaatagctcatgtatcaactagggttgtctgtatcttccatgctaggcgggttattctcaagaggagtggactccgcacctcactcacgagaaaatggttggtcaccgggatgcccagtcccatgctcaaaccaaatcaaaataattgcaaacaaaactcctccaggattgttgttagttggaggcacccgttgtttcgggcaagccatggattgatgcttgttggtggagggggagtataaactttaccattctgcttgggaaccgcctataatgtgtgtagcatggaagatatcgagatctcccagttgttatgttgacaatgaaagtatgccgctcaaaatattatttatctctatttcaaaaatcgagctctggcacctctacaaatccctgcttccctctgcgaagggcctatctatttacttttatgttgagtcgtcatcctcttattaaaagcaccagttggagagcaccgctgtcatttgcatccattactgttaatttatactgagtatgactatgactggatctcttttaccatgaattacaatgtctagtcagtccttgatcttcagaggtgctctgcatttatgttttgcggtctgagaaagggctagcgagataccatcatgttatatcatattatgattgttttgagaaagtgttgtcatccgagatttattattattgctcgctagttgattatgtcattgatataagtaaacatgagacctaagtgttattgtgaatatggttagttcataatctttgctgaaaacttgaatgttggctttacatatttacaacaacaagagcaaacaaagtttgtaaaagttttttctttttcactttcagtttgtcaactgaattgcttgaggagaagcaaaggtttaagcttgggggagttgatacgtctccatcgtacctacttttccaaacacgtctgcccttgttttggactctaacttgcatgatttgaatggaactaacctggactgactttgttttcagcagacttgccatggtgttatttttgtgcagaaataaaagttctcggaatgacctgaaacttcacagagaatatttttggaatttataaaaatactggcgaaagaatcaagactagggggcccacaccctgtccacgagggtgggggcgcgcctgcccccctgggcgctccccctgcctcgagggccccctggtgctccaccgacctcaactccaactctatatattcacgttcggggagaaaaaaaattagagagaaggattcatcgcgttttacgatacggagccgccgccaagccctaatctctctcgggagggctgatctggagccgttcggggctccggagaggggaatccgtcgccgtcgtcatcatcaaccatcctccatcaccaatttcatgatgctcaccgccgtgcgtgagtaattccatcgtaggcttgctggacggtgatgggttggatgagatttaccatgtaatcgagttagttttgttagggtttgatccctagtctccattatgttctaagattgatgttgctatgactttgctatgcttaatgcttgtcactagggaccgagtgccacgatttcagatctgaacctattatgttttcatgaatatatgtgagttctttatcctatcttgcaagtcaatagtcacctactatgtgttatgatccggtaaccccgaagtgaaaataatcgggaccactcccggtgatgaccgtagtttgaggagttcatgtattcactaagtgttaatgctttggtctggtactctattaaaaggagggccttaatatcccttagtttccaataggaccccgctgtcacgggagggtaggacaaaagatgtcatgcaagttattttccataagtacgtatgactatattcggaatacatgccaacattacattgatgaactggagctagttctgtgtcaccctatattataactattgcatgaggaatcgcatccgacataattatccatcactgatccattgcctacgagcttttcgcatattgatctttgcttagttcctttaccgttgtcactgttacaattactacaaagctactactgttacttttgccaccgttaccgttacttccatactactttggtactaaatactttgctgcagatattaagttatccaggtgtggttgaattgacaactcaactgctaatagttgaaaatattctttggctccccttgtgtcaaatcaataaatttgggttgaatactctaccatcgaaaactgttgcgatcccctatacttgtgggttatcagggggcaccgcacacgtctaagagaaACTTTttatgtctttggggtgccccctgcccacgtatataaaggaggggggaa
Coding sequences within:
- the LOC123074697 gene encoding dof zinc finger protein 5-like, which produces MANLPTHATNADASGFKLFGQVIQPDAHRSAPASTSVSTGQSAAAPPPQPPPPPPSTTQPAAVGGEPLPCPRCGSRETKFCYFNNYNVRQPRHLCRACRRYWTAGGALRRVATASPGRRRPRPSARSAAAAASATASASEEGAAAESVDSRS